The following coding sequences lie in one Euhalothece natronophila Z-M001 genomic window:
- a CDS encoding 2Fe-2S iron-sulfur cluster-binding protein, with amino-acid sequence MAKTYTVEIHHQGKTHTISVPEDKTVLETAHQEGIDLPSSCTAGVCTTCAGLLLEGEVDQTDGMGVSEELQSEGYALLCVAYPRSDLKIQSEKEDEVYKRQFQQP; translated from the coding sequence ATGGCAAAAACCTACACCGTCGAAATTCACCATCAAGGCAAAACCCACACTATTTCCGTCCCTGAAGATAAAACAGTTCTCGAAACTGCCCATCAAGAGGGAATTGATCTCCCTAGTTCCTGTACTGCTGGCGTTTGCACCACTTGTGCTGGACTTCTTTTAGAAGGAGAAGTGGATCAAACCGATGGCATGGGGGTATCAGAAGAATTACAATCAGAAGGCTATGCCCTGCTTTGTGTCGCCTATCCTCGCTCTGACTTGAAGATTCAATCCGAGAAAGAAGACGAGGTTTATAAGCGACAGTTTCAACAACCTTAA
- a CDS encoding DUF4336 domain-containing protein: MREIDQDIWVAEQPLQYFGLSVGTRMTVIRLEKQELLVISPIELDDTIVRQLQQIETV, translated from the coding sequence ATGAGAGAAATTGATCAAGATATTTGGGTTGCTGAACAGCCTTTGCAATATTTTGGACTAAGTGTTGGAACAAGAATGACCGTGATTCGACTTGAAAAGCAGGAATTACTGGTTATTTCTCCGATTGAACTTGATGATACAATCGTCCGTCAACTTCAACAAATTGAAACGGTTTAA
- a CDS encoding Uma2 family endonuclease, with protein sequence MVTSPQSTYLSPEDYLKQEEKSQVKHEYINGKVYPMAGATDTHVTIALNVASELKFHLRGSSCRVYLSDMKLKIQSLNRFYYPDILVTCNPNDRDTSLYKQFPCLIIEVLSDSTEAFDRGDKFIDYQTIETLKEYLLISTKQKRIDYFQRTSEGNWLLKFYRSDDESLTLQTINSKISVSTIYEDVNFS encoded by the coding sequence ATGGTTACTTCTCCTCAATCGACTTACCTATCTCCAGAAGACTATCTAAAGCAAGAAGAAAAAAGTCAAGTCAAACATGAATATATTAATGGTAAAGTTTATCCGATGGCAGGTGCAACTGATACTCATGTGACGATCGCGCTGAATGTAGCTAGTGAATTAAAATTTCACCTGCGTGGCTCAAGTTGCCGAGTTTATCTATCAGATATGAAATTAAAAATTCAGTCTCTTAATCGCTTTTATTATCCTGATATTCTAGTCACCTGTAACCCAAATGATCGAGACACATCACTTTATAAGCAGTTTCCTTGCTTAATCATTGAAGTTCTATCAGATTCCACAGAAGCTTTTGACCGAGGAGATAAATTTATAGATTACCAAACAATAGAAACTTTAAAAGAATATTTATTGATTAGCACCAAACAAAAGCGCATCGATTATTTTCAGCGTACCTCAGAAGGAAATTGGTTACTCAAATTTTATCGGTCTGATGATGAATCTCTGACCTTACAAACAATCAATTCTAAAATCAGCGTCAGTACCATTTATGAAGATGTTAACTTCTCCTGA
- the acnB gene encoding bifunctional aconitate hydratase 2/2-methylisocitrate dehydratase: MLEAYRTHTAEREKQGIPPLALNAEQTSELCELLKQPPEGTEEELLYLLRDRVPPGVDEAAYVKASFLTAIGKQEITSPLLTPEEAVELLGTMVGGYNVQSLIEFLQSSDSNLAQKAATALSNTILAFDAFNDVFDLSQNNAYAKQVIDEWAQGTWFKNKPEVPEAITVTVFKVPGETNTDDLSPATHATTRPDIPLHALAMLESRMPEGLEQIAQLKEKGLPVAYVGDVVGTGSSRKSAINSLLWHIGDDIPNVPNKRAGGYILGGKIAPIFFNTAEDSGAFPIECDVTQMNTGDVITIYPYEGKITNEAGETLTTFTPKPNTILDEVRAGGRIPLLIGRALTDKTREALGLEVTSLFTRPEVPQENNKGFTLAQKMVGRACGLPGVRPGTSCEPIMTTVGSQDTTGPMTRDELKELACLGFNADFVLQSFCHTAAYPKPVDVKTHQQLPDFFADRGGVSLKPGDGIIHSWLNRMLLPDTVGTGGDSHTRFPLGISFPAGSGLVAFAAALGVMPLDMPESVLVRFTGELQPGVTLRDIVNAIPYVAIQEGKLTVGTEVKENVFSGRIMEMEGLPDLKVEQAFELTDATAERSCSGCTIKLGKETISEYLRSNIALIKNMVARGYQDSRTLLRRAAKMQEWLDNPELLEADEDAEYADVVEVNLNEIKEPVVAAPNDPDNVKLMSECAGDKIDEVFIGSCMTNIGHYRAAAKVLEDAGKVKVRLWVCPPTRMDEKQLREEGVYGVFAAAGARTEMPGCSLCMGNQARVEDEATVFSTSTRNFNNRMGKGARVYLGSAELAAVCALLGYIPTVDEYLAIVQEKINPFADDLYRYLNFDQIENFEEEGRVIPLEEMPKIEDILGMPTGASK, encoded by the coding sequence ATGTTAGAAGCGTATCGCACACATACAGCAGAACGGGAAAAACAAGGAATTCCTCCTCTTGCCTTAAATGCCGAGCAAACGTCCGAATTATGTGAACTATTAAAACAGCCTCCTGAAGGGACAGAAGAAGAATTATTATATCTATTGCGCGATCGCGTTCCCCCAGGTGTTGACGAAGCAGCCTATGTCAAAGCCAGTTTCCTCACCGCCATTGGTAAACAGGAAATTACCTCTCCTCTCCTTACCCCCGAAGAAGCGGTAGAACTCTTAGGAACTATGGTTGGGGGATACAATGTCCAATCTTTAATTGAATTTCTCCAATCCTCTGATTCTAATCTTGCTCAAAAAGCAGCTACCGCACTCAGCAACACCATTCTCGCCTTTGATGCGTTTAATGATGTTTTTGATCTCTCCCAAAATAATGCTTATGCTAAACAGGTAATCGACGAATGGGCCCAAGGGACTTGGTTTAAGAATAAGCCAGAAGTCCCCGAAGCAATTACCGTTACCGTCTTTAAAGTTCCAGGGGAAACGAACACCGACGATCTTTCTCCAGCAACACACGCCACTACACGCCCTGATATTCCTCTTCATGCCCTTGCCATGTTAGAGTCACGGATGCCAGAGGGACTAGAACAAATTGCCCAACTAAAAGAAAAAGGCTTACCTGTTGCCTATGTCGGCGATGTAGTAGGAACTGGCTCTTCCCGTAAATCTGCCATTAACTCCCTATTGTGGCACATTGGAGATGATATTCCCAACGTTCCCAATAAACGCGCTGGTGGTTATATTCTTGGCGGAAAAATTGCCCCCATTTTCTTCAATACCGCAGAAGACTCTGGTGCATTTCCCATTGAATGCGATGTTACCCAAATGAACACCGGGGATGTCATCACCATCTATCCCTACGAAGGGAAGATTACTAACGAAGCAGGAGAAACCCTCACCACCTTTACCCCAAAACCCAACACTATCTTAGATGAAGTTCGCGCTGGTGGACGTATCCCTCTTCTCATTGGACGCGCCTTAACCGATAAAACCCGAGAAGCACTAGGCTTAGAAGTAACCTCCCTCTTCACCCGTCCCGAAGTTCCCCAAGAAAATAATAAAGGCTTTACCCTTGCCCAAAAAATGGTGGGACGCGCTTGTGGACTTCCAGGTGTGCGTCCAGGGACTTCCTGTGAACCCATTATGACCACTGTTGGGTCACAAGACACCACCGGTCCGATGACACGGGATGAATTAAAAGAACTGGCTTGTTTGGGCTTTAATGCGGACTTTGTACTCCAAAGTTTCTGTCACACCGCAGCCTATCCTAAACCCGTGGATGTAAAAACCCATCAACAACTTCCCGACTTCTTTGCTGACAGAGGCGGCGTTTCCTTAAAACCGGGAGATGGCATTATCCATTCTTGGTTAAATCGGATGTTACTTCCTGATACTGTTGGTACGGGTGGTGACTCTCACACTCGTTTCCCTCTCGGAATTTCTTTCCCCGCAGGGTCTGGTTTAGTGGCGTTTGCCGCAGCCTTAGGCGTTATGCCTCTAGATATGCCAGAATCAGTCTTAGTCCGTTTCACAGGAGAATTACAGCCGGGTGTAACGCTACGAGATATTGTTAACGCCATTCCCTATGTTGCGATTCAAGAAGGGAAATTAACTGTCGGAACAGAAGTTAAAGAAAATGTCTTCTCGGGTCGCATTATGGAGATGGAAGGCTTACCTGATCTAAAAGTGGAACAAGCCTTTGAATTAACGGATGCGACCGCGGAACGGTCTTGTTCTGGCTGTACGATTAAGTTAGGGAAAGAGACGATTTCCGAATATCTCCGTTCCAATATTGCCCTGATTAAAAACATGGTAGCGCGAGGTTATCAAGACTCTCGTACCCTGTTACGTCGGGCAGCAAAAATGCAGGAATGGTTGGATAATCCTGAATTATTAGAAGCCGATGAAGATGCAGAATATGCTGATGTTGTAGAAGTTAACCTCAACGAAATTAAAGAACCTGTTGTCGCAGCTCCCAATGACCCTGATAATGTGAAATTAATGTCAGAATGCGCTGGGGATAAAATTGATGAAGTCTTCATTGGTTCTTGCATGACCAACATTGGTCACTATCGCGCCGCAGCGAAAGTTCTGGAAGATGCAGGGAAAGTGAAAGTTCGCCTCTGGGTTTGTCCGCCTACTCGCATGGATGAGAAACAACTGCGTGAAGAGGGCGTTTATGGCGTGTTTGCCGCGGCTGGTGCGCGAACGGAAATGCCGGGTTGTTCTCTGTGTATGGGAAACCAAGCCCGTGTTGAAGATGAAGCCACAGTATTTTCCACTTCTACCCGTAACTTTAATAATCGCATGGGGAAAGGCGCACGGGTTTATCTCGGTTCTGCGGAGTTAGCTGCGGTTTGTGCGTTGTTGGGTTATATTCCCACCGTGGATGAATATCTCGCTATTGTCCAAGAGAAAATTAATCCCTTTGCTGATGATTTGTATCGTTATCTCAACTTTGATCAAATTGAGAATTTTGAGGAAGAAGGTCGCGTGATTCCGTTAGAAGAAATGCCCAAAATTGAGGACATTTTAGGAATGCCAACGGGTGCGAGTAAATAG
- the gmk gene encoding guanylate kinase has product MTSGKLIVITGPSGVGKGTLVKLLLAHHPDLSLSVSATTRPPREGETEGKDYFFLSRDQFENMIETGELLEWAEYAGNYYGTPRQGVEEKLQAEEWVVLEIEVVGARKIKQSFPEATRVFILPPSLAVLEERLIKRGKDSKAAIAQRLEHAETEIAAAEEFEFCVVNDDLDRSLVKLEKIIFQPSQKD; this is encoded by the coding sequence ATGACCAGCGGTAAATTAATTGTGATTACAGGTCCTAGTGGCGTGGGTAAAGGAACGCTTGTCAAGTTGCTTCTTGCTCATCATCCTGACCTGAGTTTATCGGTTTCTGCCACCACTCGCCCCCCCCGGGAAGGAGAGACAGAGGGAAAAGATTACTTTTTCTTGTCTCGTGACCAATTTGAAAACATGATCGAAACAGGAGAACTTTTGGAATGGGCTGAATATGCTGGAAATTATTATGGAACGCCACGTCAAGGGGTAGAAGAAAAGCTACAAGCAGAAGAATGGGTAGTTTTAGAAATTGAAGTTGTGGGTGCCAGAAAAATTAAACAGAGTTTTCCTGAAGCTACTCGCGTTTTCATTTTACCCCCTTCTCTAGCGGTTTTAGAAGAACGCTTGATAAAACGAGGAAAAGATAGCAAAGCAGCGATCGCGCAACGTCTCGAACACGCTGAAACAGAAATTGCTGCCGCTGAAGAATTTGAGTTTTGTGTAGTCAATGATGATCTCGATCGTTCTTTAGTCAAGCTAGAAAAGATCATCTTTCAGCCATCCCAAAAGGATTAA
- the psbD gene encoding photosystem II D2 protein (photosystem q(a) protein), translated as MTIAVGRAQQQRGIFDLVDDWLKRDRFVFIGWSGLLLFPCAYLAIGGWLTGTTFVTSWYTHGLASSYLEGCNFLTVAVSTPADAFGHSLLFLWGPEANWDFVRWCQIGGLWTFTALHGAFGLIGFMLRQFEIARLVGVRPYNAIAFSGPIAVFVSVFLMYPLGQSSWFFAPSFGVAGIFRFILFFQGFHNWTLNPFHMMGVAGILGGALLCAIHGATVENTLFEDGDGSNNTFRAFNPTQSEETYSMVTANRFWSQIFGIAFSNKRWLHFFMLFVPVTGLWMASVGVVGLGLNLRAYDFVSQEIRAAEDPEFETFYTKNILLNEGLRAWMATDDQPHQKFEFPEEVLPRGNAL; from the coding sequence ATGACAATTGCAGTAGGACGCGCCCAACAACAAAGAGGGATCTTCGACCTAGTCGATGATTGGCTCAAGCGCGACAGATTCGTCTTTATCGGCTGGTCTGGTTTACTCCTATTCCCCTGTGCTTACCTAGCCATTGGGGGATGGTTAACCGGAACCACCTTTGTCACCTCGTGGTACACCCACGGACTAGCCAGCTCTTACCTAGAAGGCTGTAACTTCTTAACCGTAGCGGTATCAACACCAGCAGATGCCTTCGGACATTCCCTATTGTTCTTATGGGGACCGGAAGCGAACTGGGACTTTGTACGCTGGTGTCAAATCGGCGGTTTATGGACCTTTACCGCCCTACACGGTGCTTTCGGACTGATTGGCTTCATGCTACGTCAGTTTGAAATTGCCCGTCTAGTGGGGGTACGACCCTATAACGCGATCGCGTTTTCAGGTCCGATTGCCGTATTTGTGAGCGTCTTCCTCATGTATCCCTTAGGGCAATCGAGTTGGTTCTTTGCCCCCTCATTTGGCGTAGCTGGAATCTTCCGCTTCATTCTATTCTTCCAAGGATTCCACAACTGGACCTTAAATCCCTTCCACATGATGGGAGTAGCAGGAATCTTAGGCGGTGCGCTTCTGTGTGCCATTCACGGAGCAACGGTAGAAAACACCCTATTTGAAGACGGAGACGGAAGTAACAACACCTTCCGAGCCTTCAATCCCACCCAATCCGAAGAAACCTACTCCATGGTAACTGCCAACCGTTTCTGGAGTCAGATTTTCGGCATTGCCTTCTCCAACAAACGGTGGTTACACTTCTTCATGCTGTTTGTGCCAGTAACAGGGCTATGGATGGCTTCAGTCGGAGTAGTAGGCTTAGGATTAAACCTTCGTGCCTATGACTTCGTCTCTCAAGAAATTCGGGCAGCAGAAGACCCTGAATTTGAAACCTTCTATACCAAGAACATCTTATTAAACGAAGGTCTCCGTGCTTGGATGGCAACGGATGACCAACCCCATCAGAAGTTTGAATTCCCAGAGGAGGTACTTCCCCGTGGTAACGCTCTCTAA
- the remA gene encoding extracellular matrix/biofilm regulator RemA, which produces MDMQLINIGFGNIVCANRVVAIVSPESAPIKRIITDARDRGHLIDATYGRRTRAVIITDSGHIILSAIQPETVANRFILSKDNQVATN; this is translated from the coding sequence ATGGATATGCAACTTATTAATATTGGATTTGGGAATATTGTTTGCGCTAATCGGGTGGTTGCGATTGTTAGTCCTGAGTCAGCCCCTATCAAGCGGATTATTACAGACGCGCGCGATCGCGGTCATTTAATAGATGCCACTTATGGTCGGCGCACACGAGCTGTTATTATTACGGACTCTGGTCATATTATTTTATCAGCCATTCAACCGGAAACAGTTGCTAATCGCTTTATTTTAAGCAAAGATAATCAAGTAGCAACAAACTAA
- a CDS encoding spermine/spermidine synthase domain-containing protein → MAGSNLEADLWISEYITPWDIYVHGVTEILTYKKTAFQEMYIVQSGAYGKGLVLDGKWQSSTADEFLYHEALVHPAMIMHQAPKKVLVLGGGEGATIREVLRWQSVEKVKMVDIDGEVVEACQTHLPEMHQGAFSDPRTELVIGDALEVLDQSEEQWDVVISDLSDPIEEGPSFKLFTKEFYEKVNRVLAPDGKFVLQAGPVAPPYIATHARLFNTLKTVFENNVSYTTFVPTYGEPWSVTVSSHTPINTRPEPSVVDQLLQEKTTGNFKLVDGVTLLGLLQTPVYVRRAIAQHQEIFTLSEPPKFFGKGVSH, encoded by the coding sequence ATGGCAGGTAGCAATTTAGAAGCTGATCTTTGGATTAGTGAGTATATAACCCCTTGGGATATTTATGTTCATGGGGTTACAGAAATCCTTACCTACAAAAAAACAGCATTTCAGGAAATGTATATTGTCCAATCTGGGGCTTATGGTAAGGGACTAGTTCTAGATGGAAAATGGCAATCTTCCACTGCCGATGAGTTTCTCTACCATGAAGCTCTAGTACATCCAGCGATGATTATGCACCAGGCTCCGAAAAAAGTGCTGGTTTTAGGCGGTGGTGAAGGAGCAACCATTCGCGAAGTTTTACGCTGGCAAAGTGTAGAAAAGGTAAAAATGGTAGATATTGATGGGGAAGTAGTAGAAGCCTGTCAAACTCATTTGCCAGAGATGCATCAAGGGGCTTTTTCTGATCCGCGGACAGAATTAGTGATTGGAGATGCTTTGGAGGTATTAGATCAAAGTGAAGAGCAATGGGATGTGGTGATTAGTGATCTTTCTGATCCCATTGAAGAGGGTCCTTCTTTTAAGTTATTTACCAAGGAATTTTATGAGAAAGTGAATCGGGTATTAGCTCCTGATGGCAAGTTTGTTTTACAAGCAGGTCCGGTTGCCCCTCCTTATATTGCTACTCATGCTCGGCTATTCAATACTTTGAAAACGGTTTTTGAAAATAATGTTTCTTATACGACTTTTGTTCCGACTTATGGTGAACCTTGGAGTGTTACTGTCTCTTCTCATACGCCTATTAACACTCGCCCTGAACCAAGTGTAGTTGACCAATTGTTACAGGAAAAAACTACTGGAAATTTCAAGTTAGTGGATGGAGTAACTTTATTGGGGTTGTTACAGACACCAGTTTATGTTCGTCGCGCGATCGCGCAGCATCAAGAAATTTTTACCCTCTCGGAACCGCCAAAGTTTTTTGGTAAAGGGGTGAGTCATTAA
- the miaA gene encoding tRNA (adenosine(37)-N6)-dimethylallyltransferase MiaA: MSTKLIVICGPTATGKSRLALKLAQELNTVILSADSRQVYRDFNIGTAKPTPEEQALISHYLIDICDPRHSLTVAEYQDKANHLITSLPYSPLLLVGGTGLYIKAITKGLKIPRVPAHPELRSRLKSLGQSQLYAFLQQVDPKAATKIHPNDQVRTLRALEVFYVTGKPISEQQGENPPSYPIQQIGLDCSPEELTKRIQTRTQKMLDLGLITEVKGLIEKYGWSLPLLDTLGYQEIKDYLAGETDLETAEELIVLHTRQFAKRQRTWFTSQAEITWFNSQQPDLYDAVRHYISE; the protein is encoded by the coding sequence ATGTCAACGAAATTAATTGTTATTTGTGGTCCAACTGCAACGGGAAAATCAAGATTAGCCTTAAAACTGGCTCAAGAATTAAATACAGTGATTTTAAGTGCTGATTCCCGACAAGTGTATCGTGACTTTAATATTGGAACCGCTAAACCGACTCCAGAAGAACAAGCCTTAATTTCTCATTATTTAATTGATATTTGTGATCCTAGACATTCATTAACTGTAGCAGAGTATCAGGATAAAGCAAATCATTTAATTACATCTCTTCCTTATTCCCCATTATTATTAGTCGGCGGAACGGGGTTATATATTAAAGCTATAACTAAAGGATTAAAAATTCCCAGAGTTCCCGCGCATCCAGAACTGCGATCGCGCTTAAAATCTCTTGGTCAATCTCAACTGTATGCATTTTTACAGCAAGTTGATCCCAAAGCTGCAACAAAAATCCATCCCAATGATCAGGTGCGAACCCTACGGGCTTTAGAAGTTTTTTATGTGACAGGAAAACCAATTAGTGAACAACAAGGGGAAAATCCCCCTTCTTATCCGATCCAACAAATTGGGTTAGACTGTTCTCCAGAAGAGTTAACAAAAAGAATCCAAACTCGTACCCAGAAAATGTTAGATTTAGGATTGATTACAGAAGTAAAAGGATTGATTGAGAAATATGGCTGGTCACTTCCCTTATTGGATACGCTAGGATATCAAGAAATCAAAGACTATTTAGCAGGAGAAACTGACTTAGAAACCGCCGAAGAATTAATTGTTCTTCATACTCGCCAATTTGCAAAACGACAACGAACTTGGTTTACCTCTCAAGCAGAAATTACTTGGTTTAATAGTCAACAGCCTGATCTATATGATGCAGTACGTCACTATATCAGTGAGTAG
- the psbC gene encoding photosystem II reaction center protein CP43: protein MVTLSNTFVGTGRDQESSGYAWWAGNARLINLSGKLLGAHVAHAGLIVFWAGAMTLFEVGHFVPEKPMYEQGLILLPHLATLGWGVGPGGEVVDTFPYFVVGVLHLISSAVLGLGGIYHAVRGPETLEEYSSFFGYDWKDKNKMTTILGFHLIVLGIGALLLVFKAVFFGGVYDTWAPGGGDVRVINNPTLNPAAIFGYIVSSPWGGNGWVVGVDNMEDIIGGHIWVGLICIAGGVWHILTKPFGWARRAFVWSGEAYLSYSLGALSLMGFIASAMVWFNNTAYPSEFYGPTNAEASQAQAFLFLARDQRLGANIATSQGPTGLGKYLMRSPTGEIILGGETMRFWDFRGPWLEPLRGPNGLDVDKIRNDIQPWQLRRAAEYMTHAPNGSINSVGGIITEPNSFNYVNLRQWLAGSHFVLAFFFLIGHLWHAGRARAAAAGFEKGLNRETEPVLSMPELD from the coding sequence GTGGTAACGCTCTCTAATACATTTGTCGGTACTGGTCGTGATCAAGAATCCAGTGGTTACGCATGGTGGGCTGGAAATGCCCGTTTAATCAACCTTTCTGGAAAATTGCTGGGTGCTCACGTCGCCCATGCTGGTCTCATCGTTTTCTGGGCTGGTGCAATGACCTTATTTGAAGTAGGTCACTTTGTCCCAGAAAAGCCCATGTATGAACAAGGCTTAATCCTTCTCCCTCACCTCGCCACCCTAGGCTGGGGTGTTGGACCTGGTGGAGAAGTTGTTGATACATTCCCCTATTTCGTCGTTGGAGTATTACACTTAATTTCCTCCGCAGTTCTCGGTTTAGGTGGTATCTATCACGCCGTTCGTGGGCCAGAAACCTTAGAAGAGTACTCTTCCTTCTTTGGTTATGACTGGAAAGATAAGAATAAAATGACCACCATTTTAGGCTTCCACCTCATTGTTTTAGGCATTGGAGCTTTATTACTGGTGTTCAAAGCCGTATTCTTTGGTGGTGTTTACGATACTTGGGCTCCCGGCGGCGGTGATGTCCGCGTAATCAATAATCCCACTCTCAACCCCGCTGCGATTTTTGGCTACATTGTTAGCTCTCCTTGGGGAGGAAATGGCTGGGTTGTCGGTGTTGACAACATGGAAGACATCATCGGTGGTCACATCTGGGTTGGTTTAATTTGCATCGCTGGTGGTGTTTGGCACATTTTAACCAAACCCTTTGGCTGGGCTCGTCGGGCTTTTGTCTGGTCTGGTGAAGCCTATCTTTCCTACAGCCTTGGCGCTCTTTCCTTAATGGGCTTCATTGCTTCAGCGATGGTTTGGTTTAACAACACTGCCTATCCCAGTGAGTTCTATGGCCCCACTAATGCCGAAGCGTCTCAAGCACAGGCTTTCTTATTCTTAGCTCGTGACCAACGCTTAGGGGCAAACATTGCAACTTCTCAAGGTCCTACCGGTCTTGGTAAGTATTTAATGCGCTCTCCTACAGGTGAGATTATTCTCGGTGGTGAAACCATGCGCTTCTGGGACTTCCGTGGCCCTTGGTTAGAACCTCTACGCGGACCTAATGGTCTTGATGTTGACAAAATCAGAAATGATATTCAGCCTTGGCAACTTCGCCGTGCTGCTGAATACATGACTCACGCACCTAACGGTTCTATCAACTCCGTTGGTGGTATTATTACCGAACCTAACTCCTTCAACTACGTTAACCTTCGTCAATGGTTAGCTGGTTCTCACTTTGTTTTAGCCTTCTTCTTCTTAATTGGCCACTTGTGGCACGCAGGTCGCGCTCGTGCTGCCGCAGCTGGCTTTGAAAAAGGTCTTAACCGTGAGACTGAACCAGTTCTATCCATGCCTGAACTTGACTAG
- a CDS encoding DUF3531 family protein: MEVKFREFNPFDLWIWLEFDTIPSITERQYVEELFNSWFYLGKLGGFNAENFQVMETGIDLSYMEYDHEEASKTLLSVMHNMGDFEYKETWGRCWFDLGTSDPVALDVLINALRQLSEDFLNVKQMIIGGENEDWKIDPTHQQRFYDEN; this comes from the coding sequence ATGGAAGTAAAATTTCGTGAGTTTAATCCCTTTGATCTTTGGATTTGGTTGGAATTTGATACAATTCCCTCGATTACAGAACGTCAATATGTTGAAGAATTATTTAATTCTTGGTTTTATTTAGGGAAACTAGGAGGATTTAACGCTGAAAACTTCCAAGTAATGGAAACAGGCATTGACCTGAGTTATATGGAATATGACCACGAAGAGGCAAGCAAAACTTTACTCTCTGTAATGCACAATATGGGAGACTTTGAATATAAAGAAACTTGGGGGCGTTGCTGGTTTGACTTAGGAACAAGTGATCCTGTAGCATTGGATGTTTTGATTAATGCCCTGCGACAACTGAGTGAGGATTTTCTCAATGTGAAACAGATGATTATCGGAGGGGAAAATGAAGATTGGAAAATAGATCCAACGCACCAACAACGATTTTATGACGAAAACTAA
- a CDS encoding GDYXXLXY domain-containing protein encodes MNSLPFVRFVLPLTCQIALIASIPAQAIYTHLTGTEVVLQTVPVDPYDLLRGYSQTLRYNISQVEKLETLNGWESVVRQTRDDEDETLPPDGTSLYVILQAPETESESSHPTPWEAIAVRYQRPVELGNEQIAIKGELDNRWVNYGLERYYFPEQQREELNQRIRNLQADETGERPFVVEAKVDERGNAVPVSLWLEDFPLRF; translated from the coding sequence ATGAATAGTCTTCCTTTCGTTCGTTTTGTCTTACCCCTTACCTGCCAAATTGCTTTAATTGCCAGTATTCCAGCTCAAGCAATTTATACTCATCTCACTGGAACAGAAGTGGTATTACAAACTGTCCCAGTTGATCCTTATGACCTCCTAAGGGGATATTCCCAAACCCTGCGCTACAATATCTCGCAAGTAGAAAAACTGGAAACCTTAAACGGGTGGGAAAGTGTCGTCCGCCAAACTCGTGATGATGAAGATGAGACGCTTCCACCAGATGGAACCTCTCTTTATGTAATCCTACAAGCCCCAGAAACTGAAAGTGAATCTTCTCATCCTACACCTTGGGAAGCAATTGCTGTGCGTTATCAGCGTCCCGTAGAACTAGGTAATGAACAAATAGCGATTAAGGGAGAATTAGATAATAGATGGGTAAATTATGGCTTAGAGCGTTATTATTTCCCTGAGCAACAACGAGAAGAGTTGAACCAGAGGATTCGTAATTTACAAGCGGATGAAACAGGGGAACGTCCGTTTGTTGTGGAAGCTAAAGTGGATGAAAGAGGAAATGCAGTACCAGTTAGCCTCTGGTTAGAAGATTTTCCATTGCGTTTCTAA
- a CDS encoding antitoxin family protein, producing the protein MSQKLEAIFDGTSLQPMIPLTLKPGTRVRIIVESVEASTEDQSKSFLQTAKSLNLEGNPDWSENLDQYLYSQDSE; encoded by the coding sequence ATGAGTCAAAAATTAGAAGCAATCTTTGATGGTACAAGTCTTCAACCTATGATTCCCTTAACCTTAAAGCCAGGAACACGAGTCCGTATTATCGTTGAGAGTGTAGAAGCTAGCACAGAAGATCAATCGAAAAGTTTTCTACAAACCGCTAAATCTCTTAATCTAGAAGGGAATCCAGATTGGTCGGAAAATCTTGATCAATATTTATATTCACAAGATTCAGAATGA